The sequence below is a genomic window from Leptospira ryugenii.
CATCCCTGAATCGGATGGGGGGCATGGTTTGGATGCGACTGCGAGTGTGATCATCCACGAGGAAATGTCCAAATATGATCCAGGTTTTACGCTTTCCTATTTAGCGCATGAAGTCTTATTCGTGAATAATTTTTATTATAGTGCAAATAAGGAACAACACCAGAGGTATTTGGACAAAGTGGTATCGGGTGAATGGATTGGTGGAATGGGTATGACAGAACCTGGAGCTGGGACCGATGTTTTAGGAATGACAACCCATACCGAACGAAAAGGGGACCGTTACATCATCAATGGAACCAAACAATACATAACCAATGGCTCGGTTGGGCAGGTCTTTGTTCTCTATACAAAATTGGATAAAAATGCAAAGAAAATGACCTCCTTTGTGATTGAATCGACATATAAGGGATTTTCTGTCGGGAAAAAGGAAGAGAAAATGGGTATGCGTTCCTCCCCAACCACCCAATTGGTCTTTGAGGACATGGAAGTCCCCCTTGAAAATTTACTTGGTACTGAAAATTCGGCCATCACCCACATGATGAGAAATTTGGAGATTGAACGGGTGACTTTAGCAGCACAATCTTTGGGCATCGCGGCTCGCTGTATCGATATCATGTGTGACCATGCCATGCGGCACCGAGAGGCATTTGGCAAAAAACTCTCTGAGTTTGGTCAGATCCAAAGGTTGATAGCTGACTCCTACGCAGAGTATTCTGCTGCACGAGCTTTGGTGTACCAAGTTGCACAAAGCATCTCACCGGAAACGAGAAATTCTCTAGGGGCAGCATCTGCTAAGTTAGTCGCCACACAAATGGCGGAGCGCGTTTCTCGGAGTGCGGTTCAGGTGTTAGGTGGATATGGCTACTGCCGCGAGTACCCAGTCGAGAGATTGCATAGAGATTCTATACTTCTATCCATTGGTGGTGGAACCAATGAGGCCATGCAAAAGAACATCATTTCTGATTTGAAAAAAGTTTGGGCTTAAGCAAACTCAAGCAGTTTGAAGATCCGTCTCCATTTGGTGTGCTACCTTTACGATCCATGAGCTGAAATAATTTCCTATGGATCGCAAAAGCAAAAGATCATACTCGGGTCTTTCCTTTTCTTTGATGCGAATGAGAGTCCGAATGGCCTCCGTATAGCGACCGCTAAAATCGAGCAAAGAGGTACCAGGAGGAAAAAAGTTTGCTACCACAACATATTGGTTTTCATCAAATCCATATTCATTCATCCAACCTTTGAGCAAGGATTCGCAGCTGTATTTGGATGCTAAGGCATGTTGAGCAACTAACAGATAGAACATGGACTCCAGAGCAAGCCAAGTAATTTCTGGGAAGGCAGTGGCAATCGCGGCAATGATTTGTTCACCGTTTTCGATTGTCTTTTTTAAATGGTTTACTTTCGTAAAATAGGCACCTAATTTGTTAAATGCTTTGATGTGTTGGATGATGGAATCCACCTCTTTTTTTTCGAGGCTTGTTTCTTTTTGCAAAAGAGAGGTAATGTCCTCTTTTGTTTTTTCTTGGCAGAGAAATTCTATGAACTGAAATACAATATCTATCGAAAACTGGGTATCTGATCCCTGCGAGTAGGCAACCTCTTTCTGGTAGGCGTCAAAACTACGGAAAATGAGGTATTCCATCTTTTCATTTTCTAATTGTGATACTGGCTTTAGGAGCTCCTTCATTGCCAAAATGAACTCAAATCGGCCTGCTTCTAGGTAACGGGCTTTTTGGTTTTTAAAGGTTCGGATCGTAATCTCTGGGTTCAAATGTAAGGCACCCATCCGGTATTCTGGTTGGCGCGCAAGAGATCTCCAAAGGAGTAAGGCGGGATCAACTTTCTTCCAGGATTCTTTAACCATATATTGTTTCCCTAACTAGCAATTTGCTCTTTTTTTAAACACAAGGAACGTCGGAGATACCAAAAAAAACGTTCCCTGTTCTTTTCTGATACTGGTTGCATAAGTCGTGCCAGTCTATCAGTCAATGGAAGAAATCTGGGATGCGATCGTTGTCGGCGGTGGTTTAGGAGGCCTTGCCTTTGCGAGCCGTTATGCCAAAGAAGGAAACCGAGTCCTTGTGCTGGAAAAAGGCATCCACCCAGGTGGCTGCGCATCTAGTTTTGACCGAGCTGGGTTTCGCTTTGAATCGGGTGCCACCACCGTGGTTGGTTGGGAGGAGGGGCTACCTCTCGCACAATTAGAAAGGGATCTGGGCATCCAATTCCCTAGAATCCCTCTCTCTCCTTCTATGGTGGTACTCTGGAAGGACAAAGAACTCATACGTTATCCTGAGCGAGAAAAGTGGCAGAAAGAAATTGCACGTGTCTTTGGCAAATCCAAGCGTATGGAATGGTTTTGGAGGTTTTTATTTTTTCTATCAGATGGGCTTTGGTCGATTTCTGGACGCTATTTACATTTTCCAATTGCGAATGGAAAAGATATTTTTAGACTTTTGCGAACACTTCGTCCGAAAGATATACTTATTTTTTGCGCTTCATTTTTGCCATTCCGTTGGGTTCTCAAAATCTTTGGATTGGAAGGGAAGGAGGAGTGGATATCTTTTTTGGATGAACAGTTGATGATCACAAACCAATGCAAATCAAAAGAGGCCCCTCTTTTAACGGCAGCAGCTGGTCTTTGTTATCCGAATTTAATCAACACGTACATACCAGGCGGGATTTTACGTCTCTCCGAAACCTTGGTAGAGTATTTAGAAAAAAACCGAGGAGAATGCCATCTCAAGGAAGAAGTAATCCGAATCAGGAAGGATGGTTCAGAGAGCGGACAGGATCTATTCCAAGTTGTAACGAAGAAATCAACCTACTATAGCAAGGTTGTTGTCTGCAATATTCCGATTTGGAATGTGGAACCTTTACTCTCAGAAGAGATTCCTGCGCGCTTGCACGCAATCCGAAGGTTTGAAGAAGGGATCTATAGTGCCTTTACCATGGGAGTCGTCTTGAGAACTAGCAGTTTGGTGCCCAAATCCTACCACTACCAGATCCATCTCTCCGCTCCTCTGCCTGAGGGAGGAGGGGATTCTATTTTTGTTTCTCTTTCTCATCCAGAAGATAAGCTGCGGTCACGAGATGGAGTGCTTGTGCTCTCGATATCCACTCACGTTTCCGATCCAGAGACTTGGAGAGAAAGGGGAAAAGACTACCAAAACCACAAACAAATCTGGGTAGATACCATCTTATCTCAGTTAGCTGAAAGTCTTCCCTGGTTCCGAAAGGAGGAGATCATCGCTTTACACTCTGCAAGTCCTCTTAGCTGGCAAACCTGGACGGGGAGGAAATTGGGCCGCGTGGGAGGGATTCCCTTTTCTTATTTTTCCAATCCCTTTCGTTTTCTATCCCCGAATGTTCTTTCTGTGAAAGGACTCTATCTATGTGGGGATACGGTTTACCCAGGGCAAGGAATCCCCGCTGTGGTTCTGGGCGGGAGCCATTTGGCCCAGAGACTGCAAAAGAAAGAGATTTGATTTTGTCCCCCCTTGGGCAAACCTATGCCCAAGAGTATGCCTTCTATTCCCAAAATCACCATCAAAGTTCCGGGTACTTCGGCAAACCTCGGACCGGGCTTCGATCTTATGGGCATGGCTCTCAAGATCTACAATCAATTCGAGTTTCAATTCCCTTCCCAAGCCAACTTCCAGAGTACAAACCATAAGGGAGAGTCCCTTCCGTTTGCGCCGGAAGATGATTTAGTGCAAGTCGCCTACCAGAGCTATTTCCGTGCCTTTTTGCCCGAAGTAGAGATTCCTAAATACGTCTGTAAGATGTGGATCGGCCTTCCTTTGAAAGGTGGGCTCGGTTCTTCTGCCTCAGCTATTGTGGCAGGATTGAGTTTGGCAAGAAGGGTGCATACGCTTGCATTTTCGAACGAAAGGCAAATCACAGACTCAGAGTTTTTACAATTTTTAGCAGAGTGGGAAGGACACCCTGACAATACTTTGCCCGCTTATTTAGGTGGATTTGTCTTTGCGACCTCCTGCCAAGGGGAACCTCTCCGTTACTTTCGGAAAAAATTTCCAGCATCCATCGCATTATTTTTGTTAACACCTGAGTATACAGTTTCGACAGAAGAATCTCGAAAAACTCTACCTGGCCTATACCCAACAAAAGATGTCATTTTTAATTTATCCCGTTTAGGTTCTTGGCTCTACTTTTTGGAAAAGCGAAGGTTTAGCGATTTAAAGAACGCATTGCAAGATAAATTACACACGCCTTATAGAATTACAGAGTCAAGTCCTCTCTTTCAAATTACGGAAAAGCTAGACCCTCATAAATTTGGGCATTGTCTTTCTGGCTCAGGGCCAAGTTTGTTGATCTTTACTGAAAGAAAAAATGCAGATAAATATAAATCAATTTTGGAGAATTTGATTGCGGAAGAGTTTAAGAAACAGAACATTCCCTATCAATTCAAACGCATACAGACAGATCATCTGGGAACCATAATCAAACAATCATAATTCCATTTAATCTTCTTGGTCTTCGCTATCTTCTTCTTTTCCAAAAGCGTACGTATCGTCCTTGAATCGAACCTTTCTATTGATGCCCGGTTGGATCTTTCCAATGGTAAATGTAAACTTCATTCTTTCTTTTCCGAGCTTATTGAAATAGAAAGAAGAACTCAATGCGATCTCAATAAAATTAACCATTCTATCTTTAATGATTTTATCTGAGATCCTAAATTCTGCAGGATGGCCAATAATTTCATAGGAATCAAAAGATTCTTTGTTCTCCATCTTGCCATATGTATCCATCCTTGGTGGTTTATAAAAGGAAGGTCCATTTCGTAGTACAGTGATGGTATAATCTTCTGAATCTCTACTTTTTTTGAATTGGAAGATTAAATGGTCTTCCGAGATTGCTTGGCAACGAGTTGCTAAATGTCCTGTTTTACATCCAACAGTAAAACTCCCAAATCGGCTGACTTCATCGATTGTGATGTCATAATGGTCACCAACTTGTACAGGGATGAAACGATCAGAATCCTTTCTTGAAAGAATGGGGTAAATAAACTGGTGGTATACGACCCCCATTAGTCCCAAAACAGAAAGTAGTAATACGCCACTAAGAAGAATTAGGAATCCATCTTGGATGGCTATTGCTAAAGATACCAGTGGATTACCGCTTAATATCGATCTTGTGGTCTTTCTGTTTTGGCAGTGCTCCGCCTGTGACCATGGAAAGCAGATCTTTCACTTCTTCCGCAGAAATGATTTGGTCTAACCTTTGTTCCAAAGTAGTAGGTGAGGGTTTCATAACCAAATCCTCTGGTTTTGGCCCCTTTTCCTCGTGGGCATTGGTTTCTTTTTTTGTGAGCTTCCCTTTTCCTATCTCTAGTTTAGGGTTCTGCTCACCCTTTCCATCGCTTGGCGTTAGGCCTGAGCTATTCGATGGCATGATGGCTGGTACGGCGCCTGGGCCCATACCTGGAATGGGTGAAAGATTCATAAATCCAAACCTCCGTTTTTGGGATCCGAGAGAACTCCCTTTCTCTCCAATTTCAACATCGGTCGCCAGGCATAATTCCTGAGTAAAAATCTAAAAAAAAATGCCAATTTTTTCCGTTTGATTTGCCTCTTTGGCGAGGAAATGCTGGTTTTGATGGAAAATTCGAACCAAAAATGGATAGAGCAACCTCTATCAAAGATCGTGACTGGACTTGCGGTATTGTTTGCCCTTGTCGCAGCTATCTCCCTCCCTTCCTTTGTAGAGAACTTCTTTCTCGCAGATGCCGTTATGATCGGTGGAAAACGTTATGATATTAACGATGTTAAGAAGACTTCACCTGTCGCATTTTCAAAGTTTCAGACTGAGTACCAGTCCTTAGTTAAGAATACTCTCAGTGAGTTTGCCCAAGACAAACTTTTTGAACTTGTTGCCAAAGAAAAAAACATTAAACCTTCGGAGGTTTTATCTCAGGGATTTGTGGCGACTGAACCGAGCAATGAAGAAATCCAGGCAGTATATACTCAATACAAACCACAGTTTGGTGGTAAATCTTTGGCAGAAGTTCGAGACCAAATCATTAAGGTTTTAAAGAACCAACAAGAACAACAACACAACCAAGGTGTATACAAAGAAATCGTTACAAAATACCCAGTTGAGTTCAAACTCCGCGAAATTGAACAAGTAAGAGTCTCGGTAGAAACAAAAGGAAATCCTTCGACTGGTAAAGAAGGTGCTAAGATTACTATCATTGAGTTCTCAGACTTTGAATGCCCATTCTGCAAAAGAAGTCAGGACGTAAATCGTCGACTTAGAGAAAAATACAAAGATGACATCCAGTGGGTTTTCCGTGACTTTCCACTTCCATTTCATGAGAATGCAATGTATGCGCATATGGCTGCCAACTGTTCTATCCCTCAGAATAAATACTGGGATGTGTTCCAAGTTCTCTTTGAAAATTCGGGAAATTTATCTCCAGGTAACGTAGATTATTTGGTCACGAAAGCAGGTCTCAATGCAGAGAAATACCAAGCTTGTATGAAAGACAAAAAGAAACTCCAAGCAGAAATAGATTCAGATATTGAAGACGGCCAAAAAGTTGGGGTGAATGGAACTCCTGCCTTTTTTATAAATGGAATCTTTGTGTCAGGGGCCCTTCCATTTGAAAACTTTGACGAAATCATCCAAAAAGAATTAAACAAATAGAATCGGAGAACATAAAGACATGGGAAATACAGTAAAAGTTGCAGTGACAGGAGCAGCAGGCCAGATCGGCTATGCTTTGTTATTTAGAATTGCTTCGGGACAAATGTTTGGACCAGACACTGCAGTTGAGCTTCAGTTATTAGAGTTAGAGCAGGCACTTCCTGCGGCCAAAGGTGTGATTATGGAGTTGGATGACTGTGCGTTTCCTCTCCTTCACAAAGTCAGTGTAACTTCGAGTGTTGACGAAGCATTCAAGAATGTGAATTGGGCTCTCTTGGTTGGATCGGTTCCAAGAAAAGCTGGAATGGAACGAGGCGACCTTTTGAAAATCAACGGTGGTATCTTTACCATCCAAGGAAAGGCAATTGAGAAAAATGCGGCAAGCGACGTGAGAGTACTTGTTGTCGGCAACCCATGCAATACAAACGCCCTCATTGCCATGAACAATGCAAAAGGGGTTCCTAGTGATCGTTGGTTTGCGATGACTGGACTCGATGAAAATAGAGCCAAGACACAACTTGCGCAGAAAGCAGGTGTTTTAGTAAAAGAGGTAACAAACGTTGCCATTTGGGGGAACCACTCAGCGACCCAGTATCCAGATTTTTACAATGCGAAGATCCAAGGTAAGCCTGCAACATCGCTTATTTCGGACGAAGCGTGGTTGAAAACAGACTTTATCTCCACTGTCCAAAAACGTGGAGCCGCTATCATTGCAGCACGTGGCGCTTCTTCAGCGGCATCTGCAGCAAATGCAGTTGTGGATACTGTTCGGAATATAGTTACTCCTACAAAACCAGGAGATTGGTTTAGTGCAGCTTGTACTTCAAATGGAGAATATGGGGTTGAGAAGGGTCTTATCTTTGGTTATCCACTCAAATCAGATGGCAAGAAAGTCGAGATCGTGACAGGTCTTGAGATCAATGCATTTGGGAAGGAAAAGTTTGACATCACCCACAAAGAACTGATCGAAGAGAGAAACGAAGTCAAAGATATGCTTGGATAGGCATAAGAGTCTCAAGTATATTTGCCTCCTTTCTATAGAGAGAGGAGGCTCTCCCTTTCTAGCCAATTTTCATATCGCATCCAAAACTCTTCTGGTTCTTCCCAAAAGGGATAATGTGCACTCTTCTCAAATACAAATTTCTTAAGCCTTGGATTCTGAATACAAACTGGATCCCAAGTAAAATGGGGAGCCACTTGAAAATCATACCTTCCCAAGAACAAAGCGGCAGGGATCTGGAGTTCCGATAACAGAGCTTTGCTGTCGATGTTGGCAAATTCTTTACCAAATAAATGGTCGAAGGCCAATCGGTTGGTTTTGATGCCTGACCAAAAATGAGATGAGTCTGTCTTCCAATCAAAAAATGCAAGTGCCTCTTCTTTCCGACAGTAATGGATAAAAAAATGCTCCGGACTCTCTTTGCAATCTGCTTCAAATCTGAGTTGGTTGGCTAGGTTTCTTTCCTTACGTTCCTTCGTTGCCAATTGCTCAAAATAAGGTTCTCGAGCGAAAAGCGGAGCACCGTGGTTCGGACCAGTGCCCACGAGTGAAAGGCTCGAAAAACGCTTTGGCTGCGCGTGTGCCAGTAACAATGCCATATACCCATGTCCTGAATGTCCGAACAAATGGATAGGAACTTCATTCGGGATGCTGTGCGCTATGTATTCTGTAAAGTCAGAGATTACCCATGAAAGTTCATAGTCCTCTACGCTATCCTTTGTTCTTTGTAGGTGTGCAAAACCGCGGTGGTCCATCACGATCACTTGGTATTTTTCCAGAATCTTTGCCTCTGAAAGAAGCCTTGGGTAAAAAAGGTGTGAACCAGGCAAAAAGAGTGCTGAGTCTCGTTTGGGGCTTGCACTTATGCCAAAGGAAAAACCATCACGTTTCCAATATTCAATTTTCCATTCCATATAGTTGCAATATACAACTATATGGTTGTGGATTGCAACTATAATTCTTGCCAAGATGAGAAAAGATTTTTTACTGAGAGATATGGAAGCAAAGCAGTCATCTTTTGGCCTTCATCTGAGCGATACACTTTTACTGATGAGAAAGTACCTTTCTCTGCAATTTCAAAATTCTAATTCTGAACTTAGGTTTGAAGACTGGATGGCTTTGCTCCCCGTTTGGGAACGACCTGGGATCTCTCAGAAAGAACTCTCGGAAGCTTTGGTTCGGGACAAAACAACTATCTCTCGTCTAGTAGATGTATGGGTTAACAAAGCCTGGGTCGAAAGAAAGGCCGATCCCAATGATAAACGTCTCTACCGACTTTATCTTAGCACCAAGGGCGAGAAGGTTTGGAAAAAAGGGCTACCTTTGGTTGAAGATGCAGACCGTGTGTTTAGGAGTGGTCTGACCTCTCAGGAAGAGAAAACGTTTTATCAACTACTATTCCAATTGCGATCTTCTGTTCTCTTGGAAATGGAAAATTCAAATCATTGATTTTCCGATGATAAACCTATCTTTGCTAGAGCTATCTTTGATGATCTCGATATCGCCCAATGAGAAAGTAGAGGCTAAGTCTGCAAGTTTGTGAATGAACTTTGGATGTGTCTCGATCGCAAAGACTCCTGTGGGAATTAAGTGATCAGCAAACGATTGAAATATCTGTTTATGAAATTCGAAAATATTTTCTATGAATAGAGCCTGGTGCGGCTCATAAGCTACAACATCTTTCATGATGTCCTCTTTTTCTTCAAGAGGTATGTAGGGTGGGTTAGAAAGTATGAGATCAAACTTTACTTCTGAAGACAGTTTGTTCGCAAGATCTGAAAGGATAAAGTTGCACCTATCATTAACTTGCAAATTTTCCGCATTTTTTTTTGCGACATTCAAACTTTCCTCAGAAATATCTGTAAGGGTAACAAAGAAATGAGGAAATAGTTTTGCAAGGCTAAGTCCAATGCAACCACTCCCTGTCCCTAAATCCCAAAGTTGAAGAGGTTTATCCTCCTTTTCATATCGCAATCGAATGAGTTCTACCAGTTCCTCTGTTTCGGGTCTTGGAATGAGAACCGATTCGTTTACAAAAAAGTCAAATTGATGGAATCCTTTTTTTCCAATGATGTAAGCAACAGGTTTGGATTTGCTCCGGTCCACAATCCTCTCTCTATACTCTTCAATTTCTTTCGAGGATAGAGGCATTTCAAATTTTGCATACAGTTGAATTCTTGTTAATCGAAGCAAATCAGCAAGTATCCATTCAGCATCGGTTCTTGCCGAAGGTATCCCTTTTTTTTTCAGGAAATCTGTAGACTTGTTGAGGAAATGAAGGATGTTATTGGGATCGGTCATGGAAATGATGCAAACCTTGCCCCCGACAGGATTCGAACCTGTGTCCCCAGTTTAGGAAACTAGTGCTCTATCCACCTGAGCTACGGGAGCTTTATGATGGTTTACGTTTCTGATTCACAATCCTTTGGAAGTCGTTGATATTGTGAATAACAATTTTATCTGGATACAAATCTAATTTGCCTGTTTTTACATATTGCATGATGACTTTTTGCACCTCACCAACTGGTTGTGCACACCAGTTGGCAATATCATCTACAGTGGCATTCAGAATGATTTCATTGTAGGTATCATTGTTGTACTGTTTTTCATAGAGCATGACAAAGACATCGCAGACTTTACCCACCATATCATCCATTAGCAGTATCATAAGGCGGCGCTTTTGGTCGTAAATTCTGGATGAAAAGATATGAAGTAGTTTCATCGCCAAAGCTGGGTTTTTGGTCATGAGCATTTCAAAATTCGCTCTGTTGAAGTTTAGAGCCTTTACTTCTGTGACCGCAATGGCTGTAGCTGACCTAGGCTGCTCTTCGAGAATCGCCATCTCTCCGAGGATATCTCCCGCTTCGAGGATATCGAGTGTCTTGATGGAAGTGCCAATCGTTTTTGTGATCTTTACCTTTCCTTCTTTGATAAGATAAAAATCATTTCCTGGTTCATACTCACAGAAAAGCACTTCATTGGGCTCAAACACCTTCCCAAATTTCCCAAACATTGCTTCTAACATTTGGTCATTCATCACTTACCTCCCTTTTAGTTTTTTCTTGGCATCTTCTGAGATGCTATCATCGAGAGGAGGGATGTTGACAACTTTCTGGAAAAACTGGTTTGCTTTGTCGCGGTCACCATTGGCCTCGGTGGCTAGAGCCAAATGGTAGAGGTTTTCTTTGAGCAACATACCTTTGGGGTATTTTTTGATATAACTAGAAAAGATGCCTATGCTGGCTGCAAAATCCTTACTTTTATAGAGGACTTTTCCGTAATGGAAGAGTGAGTTTTCCACCAATTGCTCTTCTTCCTGTGTGACTGTGTCTGTGCGATCAGAGAGATCCTTATAGATATTTGCGGCATCCTCATACTTCAAGGCATTGAACAAAGTTGAGGCTTTATCAAAGAGAGCTTGGATGGAATTGGGATCGATAGAGGATGGGGTATTGTCCTTTGTGACGGCAGCAGTGCGGAGCATTTCCTGTAACTTTCCTGTTTGTGAGCCAGGTTCTGGTTTGTAGACTAGATCAGGAACACTCAATGGGAAAGGCGTTTTTTTGGAAGCGAAGTCTTGCAATTGTTTGGCACGGTCTACGTACGTTCCGTCCGGATAGTGAGAAAGGTACTGATTGAAAGCATATACAGCATGTTCGTAATTCCCATTTTTATAAAAAACCTCTGCGACGTTCATCAGCTCGAAAGCGGGATTTTTGGCCTCCCCTTGGCCTAGAATTTCCCTGACTTGCCTATGGACCTGTCGCAATTGGCTAGAGAATACCTTTAGCATCTTGATGATTAAGTGTGTTTTATCACTAACGAATTTTTCAAATTCTGGGACTTTGAAGACGAGAACTGTTGCAGCGCCGATGACTTGTGCCGTCTCCTCTCTAGGGTAGCGACCGATGGCACTCTTTACGCCAAAAAATTCACCGATCTTAACATCTTCTTTGAGCTCCACGCCGTTGATATTTGTATAGGTAAGTACTACTCTTCCTTTTTGAAGAACAAAGATATCCTCTGCCTTGTCTTTCTCAAAATAGACAATTGAACCGCCTTTATAATTTCGAACAATTGGACCAGACAAGGATTTCCTCTTTAGCGTTTCATTTTTCGGAAACAGGCAAAAAAGCCAATTCCTTTTTGTATCCAAGGCTTGCGGAAACTTGATTTAATAAGGAGACTGGCGATCCCGCTACAATTTTATCCTGATCCTTCCAGATAATTCTCTCAAAGTTGGTCCTCATCTCTGTAAATATTTTTTCGTAGAGTGGGGAGCCCCAGGAAGGGTTTCCGTCTATGACCATTAAATCTATGGAAGAAGTAGTGAGTTTTGATAGAAAGTTTTCTTCCGCCTCCGCTGTAGAGGAAATTAGGATAAAATCGGCTGTTTTTCCAGGGCTAAGTTGGCCAACTTTTGGATCGCGGATTGCATTTGCTGCATTTTGCGTTATCCATTGTAAAATCGTCTCATCACTGAGTTCTGCATCGTATAGTTTTTCAAATATTTCTTTTGCAAAGCGTATCTCTTCCAATAAATGCAATGAGCCCGAAGGGGAGAAGTCTGTGCCAAGACAAACATTTACACCTGAGTCCAAAAATAGCTTTATATTTGTAGTTTTTCCAAAGATGTGAATGTTAGATGATGGGCACCAAACGACTGTTGCTTTGTTTTTTGCGATGATGTCTACTTCTCTCTGGCCAAATGGGAGGCAATGAACGAGAACAGAGTTCGGACCTAGCGCATTCATTTTTTCAAGTCTTCGTAAAGAGACGATGGATTCCTCGTCAATGCCTTCCCCTAAATGGGTAATGAATGGACGATTGTTTTCCTCGGCCAATTTATATTCTAAGGCGGCACCTTCTCCCCAATTTAAGCTATAGTTACCAATTGAATGGGCAAGGTAGTAATTGTTGACCAGTTTCGTTGGAAGAGTTTCAGAAAATGGTTTCGAAATATGCGTAGGGATATGGTCAAATACCATACTCACACCGGAAAATAAATTTTTATAGGCACCTAGGTAGTACAATAACTCTGCATCGATTTGTTGTCGCTCTGCAAATACCGCAGATGACTTATATAAATTATCAAAAGACAACCAGGATATATGTTTGTTTTCTCCACCTACTTTTGGCAAATAAGAGGCGAGAAGGTGGTCATGCATATTGATAAAACTTGGTAAGACTAATGATTGATTTCCATCGTAGCTAGGAAGAGATGCGTTCCAGTCTCCACTCTCTCCCATGGCCGTGATGAGGCTACCTTCGACTTGTAGAGAACCTAAAACAAACTCTTTCTTGTTCCAAATTTTGACATTTTTTAAAATAAAGCCGGACATTATGAACTCCCGATCTGAAAGAATTGGATAGGATTGACTGCTGATTTGTTTTGGTTTACTTGGAAGTAAAGCCCTTTGTTTTTTGATATG
It includes:
- a CDS encoding Crp/Fnr family transcriptional regulator — its product is MNDQMLEAMFGKFGKVFEPNEVLFCEYEPGNDFYLIKEGKVKITKTIGTSIKTLDILEAGDILGEMAILEEQPRSATAIAVTEVKALNFNRANFEMLMTKNPALAMKLLHIFSSRIYDQKRRLMILLMDDMVGKVCDVFVMLYEKQYNNDTYNEIILNATVDDIANWCAQPVGEVQKVIMQYVKTGKLDLYPDKIVIHNINDFQRIVNQKRKPS
- a CDS encoding MarR family winged helix-turn-helix transcriptional regulator is translated as MEAKQSSFGLHLSDTLLLMRKYLSLQFQNSNSELRFEDWMALLPVWERPGISQKELSEALVRDKTTISRLVDVWVNKAWVERKADPNDKRLYRLYLSTKGEKVWKKGLPLVEDADRVFRSGLTSQEEKTFYQLLFQLRSSVLLEMENSNH
- a CDS encoding tetratricopeptide repeat protein, giving the protein MSGPIVRNYKGGSIVYFEKDKAEDIFVLQKGRVVLTYTNINGVELKEDVKIGEFFGVKSAIGRYPREETAQVIGAATVLVFKVPEFEKFVSDKTHLIIKMLKVFSSQLRQVHRQVREILGQGEAKNPAFELMNVAEVFYKNGNYEHAVYAFNQYLSHYPDGTYVDRAKQLQDFASKKTPFPLSVPDLVYKPEPGSQTGKLQEMLRTAAVTKDNTPSSIDPNSIQALFDKASTLFNALKYEDAANIYKDLSDRTDTVTQEEEQLVENSLFHYGKVLYKSKDFAASIGIFSSYIKKYPKGMLLKENLYHLALATEANGDRDKANQFFQKVVNIPPLDDSISEDAKKKLKGR
- a CDS encoding amidohydrolase family protein, giving the protein MSGFILKNVKIWNKKEFVLGSLQVEGSLITAMGESGDWNASLPSYDGNQSLVLPSFINMHDHLLASYLPKVGGENKHISWLSFDNLYKSSAVFAERQQIDAELLYYLGAYKNLFSGVSMVFDHIPTHISKPFSETLPTKLVNNYYLAHSIGNYSLNWGEGAALEYKLAEENNRPFITHLGEGIDEESIVSLRRLEKMNALGPNSVLVHCLPFGQREVDIIAKNKATVVWCPSSNIHIFGKTTNIKLFLDSGVNVCLGTDFSPSGSLHLLEEIRFAKEIFEKLYDAELSDETILQWITQNAANAIRDPKVGQLSPGKTADFILISSTAEAEENFLSKLTTSSIDLMVIDGNPSWGSPLYEKIFTEMRTNFERIIWKDQDKIVAGSPVSLLNQVSASLGYKKELAFLPVSEK
- the prmC gene encoding peptide chain release factor N(5)-glutamine methyltransferase, with the protein product MTDPNNILHFLNKSTDFLKKKGIPSARTDAEWILADLLRLTRIQLYAKFEMPLSSKEIEEYRERIVDRSKSKPVAYIIGKKGFHQFDFFVNESVLIPRPETEELVELIRLRYEKEDKPLQLWDLGTGSGCIGLSLAKLFPHFFVTLTDISEESLNVAKKNAENLQVNDRCNFILSDLANKLSSEVKFDLILSNPPYIPLEEKEDIMKDVVAYEPHQALFIENIFEFHKQIFQSFADHLIPTGVFAIETHPKFIHKLADLASTFSLGDIEIIKDSSSKDRFIIGKSMI